In a single window of the Streptomyces sp. HUAS ZL42 genome:
- a CDS encoding sensor histidine kinase — MRPRLPRPRTLRARLTVGLVVLLAISCAAVGVAAVVELNGFLTSRLDEQLGEVGARFAASLEHDGKLPDDHDGDELGDDRRQATGTFGARFVDGTATNAAVVRSTGIVDVTLTARDERRLAAVPVDGRGHSVDISALCDYRVLATKGLDGDVLITGLPLEPVQATVHRLELVAGIVFGAALTLAGVAGALWVRWSLRPLSRVAATATRVSELPLASGEVALPPRAPESDPRSEVGRVAGAFNRMLGHVEDALTKRHASEERLRSFAADASHELRTPVASVRGHAELALLHPGPVPPEVTRALERIAAESSRMGEMVDDLLLLARLDAGRPLERLPVDLTRLVLDAVTDARAAGPGHRWLLELPEEPVTVTGDAHRLQQVLANLLANARLHTPVGTEVTVSLETDRTTATLNIHDDGPGVPADIRPKVFERFTRADRRRTEGSGAGAGLGLSIVAAVVEAHGGSVSLESAAGSTTFTVRLTVD; from the coding sequence GTGAGGCCACGACTGCCGCGGCCGCGCACCCTGCGGGCCCGGCTCACCGTCGGCCTCGTGGTGCTGCTGGCGATCAGCTGCGCGGCGGTCGGCGTCGCCGCCGTCGTCGAGCTGAACGGATTCCTCACCAGCCGCCTCGACGAACAGCTCGGCGAGGTCGGGGCCCGGTTCGCGGCGAGCCTGGAACACGACGGCAAGCTGCCGGACGACCACGACGGCGACGAGCTCGGCGACGACCGCAGACAGGCGACGGGAACCTTCGGCGCCCGCTTCGTCGACGGCACGGCCACCAACGCGGCGGTCGTCCGGTCCACCGGCATCGTCGACGTCACCCTGACCGCCCGGGACGAGAGGCGGCTCGCCGCGGTCCCGGTCGACGGGAGGGGCCACAGCGTCGACATCTCCGCCCTGTGCGACTACCGGGTCCTCGCGACGAAGGGCCTCGACGGCGACGTCCTGATCACCGGTCTGCCCCTGGAACCCGTGCAGGCCACCGTCCACCGCCTCGAACTGGTCGCCGGAATCGTCTTCGGCGCGGCCCTCACCCTCGCCGGCGTCGCGGGCGCACTGTGGGTGCGCTGGTCGCTGCGGCCGCTGAGCCGGGTCGCGGCCACCGCCACCCGGGTCAGCGAACTCCCGCTTGCCAGCGGTGAGGTGGCCCTGCCCCCGCGCGCGCCCGAGTCCGACCCGCGCAGCGAGGTGGGCCGCGTGGCGGGTGCCTTCAACCGGATGCTGGGCCATGTCGAGGACGCGCTGACGAAACGGCACGCCAGCGAGGAACGGCTGCGCAGCTTCGCGGCCGACGCCAGCCACGAACTGCGCACTCCCGTCGCGTCGGTCCGCGGGCACGCCGAACTCGCCCTGCTGCACCCGGGCCCGGTCCCACCGGAGGTCACGCGCGCCCTGGAACGTATCGCCGCCGAGTCGTCCCGCATGGGTGAGATGGTCGACGACCTGCTCCTCCTGGCCCGTCTGGACGCCGGCCGCCCCCTGGAACGCCTCCCCGTCGACCTGACCCGCCTGGTCCTGGACGCGGTGACGGACGCGAGGGCCGCCGGCCCCGGCCACCGCTGGCTGCTGGAACTGCCCGAGGAGCCGGTGACGGTGACCGGCGACGCCCACCGTCTCCAACAGGTGTTGGCGAACCTGCTGGCCAACGCGCGTCTGCACACCCCCGTCGGCACCGAGGTGACGGTGTCCCTTGAGACGGACAGGACGACGGCGACCTTGAACATCCACGACGACGGCCCAGGCGTCCCCGCCGACATCCGGCCCAAAGTCTTCGAACGCTTCACCCGGGCGGACCGTCGCCGCACGGAGGGCTCGGGAGCCGGCGCGGGCCTGGGTTTGTCGATCGTGGCGGCGGTCGTGGAGGCGCATGGGGGGAGTGTGAGCCTGGAGAGCGCGGCGGGCTCGACGACGTTCACTGTGCGGCTGACGGTTGATTAG